TGCGGACGGTCCCGCCAGGCGCGCCACTCGTCGGCGGTGACGGCGTAGCACGTCGCGTCGGTCCGTTCGCCGCGCCGCACCACGCCCAGCCGCGCCTCGTGCTCATGGACCAGGCCGATCGCCTCCAGCAGGCGTAACGCTGCGATGTTGCCCGGGTCCGTGGTGGCGGTGATCCGGACGACGCCCAGGCGATCGACAAGGTCGGCCACCACCGCCAGCGCCGCCTCCCGGGCGTAACCGCGAGACCAGTACCGGCTGCTGAGGGTGCAGTCGATGCTCGCTTGCTGCCCCTTGTCGTCCAGCAGCAACGCGAGCTCGCCCACATGCTCCCCACCGACGTCGATCGCCAGATGGGTACGTCCGCCGCTGGTGATGTCGTCGAGCCGATCCTGACCGGACAGCCACCCGGCCATGCCCGCGACGTAGGGCATCGGCCAATCCTGGGTGGCAGCGACCTCCGTCTCGTTGCGGTGGGCGCACAGGGTGTCCACGTCGCTGCTGCGCATCAGGCGCACCGTCAGCCGAGCCGTGTGGATCGGATACCCGCTCACATCCTCGCCCCTCCTGTACGGCAGAGCTTCACGCCATTCGCCACGGAGTCGCGGAGGCGTGGGCCGCGCGGACTGTGATCGCGAAAATCGCCAACTGCGACCGTCGATCGGTGACCGACACGGTACTGCATCACCGCCGCCCGGGACGGCCTGGTTTTACCGAAAGCCGGCTACGGCGCGTGGTGTCCGGCGCGACATGTTCGGCCTGCCCAGTCCAAGGCGCGGCGCAGCGATGTCCATGCGCGCTGCGAGGCTGCGAGTTCCTCGAGCAGCTTCATGTCGGCGCGAGCGATCAAGATGCGAACTGCCCCTGGTACTTCGTCGGGCGCTCCGCCAAGGCTGGGGCGACGTGCCAGGTCTAGAACGGTCTGCTCCGGCGTCGTGACCAGGGTCGCACCGAGTTCGGTGTTCATACGTTCCGCATCGAGGCGCGACGTGTCCCGTTTGACGAATCGGACAGCGGCAGCGCGATCCACCAGGGTGATCGTGTTTCGTTGGGCCGGCACAGCGACCACCGCCGCGCCGAGTGCGCGAGGGATGGCGCCGTGGAGGCGAGCCGCGGACAGGCCCATCAATACGGTGTTCGCAGGCCCGAAGTCCGCCGTTGCGATGCCCGCGGCGGCCGCCTCGAGCGTTGGCATCCACCCTGTGCCGGTCTGCTCCTGTGGCACGACCACGTAGTAACCGTGCGCGAGCTTGTGTAGTGCACCGCGGTGTTCGAGTCGACGTACCTCGCCACGTGGTTGCGCGTAAACGCCCTGGGCATCGCGCGGGCGGAGGGTGCGCATCGGAAGCGCCGCGAGTGCGCGTGGCACGGCGGACGTGGACGTAGTCGCCATCGTCAAATATTACGTAATTAGTTGGTTGAAAGCCAACAAATATCGTACTAATGATGATCCGTGGCTCGCACGATCGCTCGATCGTCCGCACGAATCGGGGTCTGACGTAGGTGTCCGAAGCGAGCTATGGCAGTGGGGTGAGCGGGGTGGGTGGCGTGAGTCCCCGGACGGCGACGATCCCGCGGCCGGGCACGTACTCGTAGCCGACGGAGCGCAGCGCGTCCCGCACGCGCACCCCTGCCGGCGAGAGACCCTCGCCGATGATCTTCCGGATGTTCGCGTTGATCCGTGTCTTGATCGCGCCGGGGCTCAGCGAGCGGATGTTCTCCACGCGGCTCATGGCGTCCTCGAAGATCTCGGCCATCTCGGTGATCTCGTCGAATCGCCTGGTGAACAAGACATTCGGGTTGTCCACCACCGAGACCGGGGCCAACGTCATCCGCGACCGCATGACCGTCTCGGGGCTGACTCCGAGGTATTTGGTGAGCTGGTTGGTGGCGGGGTCGAGCAGTTGCCGGTTGTGCGGGTCCATCGCCCGCTGGACCGCCCGTGACCGTGAGATGTCGCCGCCCACCGCCAGTGGTTCGTCGACGTCGAAGCCGGCCGGTCGATCCAGAGCGAAATCCTTTGCCCCCGAACGGATCTGCGCCGCACGCCGTTCCCCGATCGCCAAGGTGAACGGGTTGTCGGCGTCCAGGGCGTCGATCGCAGCGTCGAGCACGTCGGCGGGAAGGGCGGGCAGGTTCGACGACGGACCTGCGGCGGAGACCTGCCGCGTGAGGCTCAGCTCCGCGAGCGTCTGATCGGCGATCACGGTGCCGTCCTCCGCAACCACGAGCGCGCGCGGGCTGCTGGTGTTCAGCTCACTGAGCGTGATCCGCATGCCACCCGCTTGCGCCTCGGCACCTTCGAGCACGGCCGCTGCTCCGGTGCCGCTGCGGATCATCCGCACCGCACTCAGCCCCGACATGGCGATGCCCGCCGCGCTGAGCACGATGCTGAGAGCGCCCATCGTCATCAGCGAGTGCGCAGCCTCCTGCTGCTCGGCGTCGAGCACGCTGGATCCGATGCCGAGAGAGAGCAGTTCGCCCTGTTGGAGCTGCTCGACACCGGAGGCGATCCCGTACCCGCCGAGGGTGAGATCCAGCGCCAGCCCCCACATCGCGGTGGGCGGAAAGATGGTCAGCAGCAGCGCGGCCACCGTGGCGATGCCGATCAGGATCGACTCCGCCTCGCTGTCGCTCTGTTCGGCCGCGATCCGTTGCTCGATCATCGCGTGCACGGTCGGGTCCGCCAGCGGCAGTAGCTCGCGCACGATCGGCCGCAGCACGAGGAAGTCGACCGACCCGGCGCGGATCTCACCCTGCAGCAGCGCGAAGTTGGCGCGCCGCGTATCGATCGCGCTGTCCAGCGTCGTGAGCAGCTGCGTGTAGTCCATCCCGGCGTAACCGGTGTCGAGGTCGATGACCTTGAACCCTTCGGGCCCGAGCTGGCGCAGGATCGGACGGATCCGTTCGATCGCCTGCACCTCCGAGGCGAGGTGCGGGAAGGGTGCGACGGTCTGCGGATCGATACCCGTGTCCGGGGTGGTGCTCAGGAAGCCCGGTAGTGGCGCGGGGTTCCCTCCTTCGGCCGAGGCGTACTGCCGGAACAGCTGATCCGGGCTGACCGAGGGGCCGAAGAGTTCCGGGTGTTCGTAGTCGGTGTTGATGGCGTGCTGCATCTCGTGGCAGTACTCGCAGCCGCCGTGGATCAGCCCGCGAGCCACCCGGCCCTCCACGGCACGTCGCCGCGGACTGCTGAGTGTCGCCTGGCGATCGAGGGCCTCCATCTGGAGGCCGGAGGAGGGTCCCGCGGCAACCGTCGCGATCGTCGAGCGCTGCTGCTCGGCCTGGACCTGGCGCTGCAGCTGGCCGGGGGTGAGCTCGGTGCGCAGGTAGTCCTTCCACTGCCCCAGCGCGGCGCGGTT
This genomic window from Flexivirga oryzae contains:
- a CDS encoding GNAT family N-acetyltransferase, which encodes MSGYPIHTARLTVRLMRSSDVDTLCAHRNETEVAATQDWPMPYVAGMAGWLSGQDRLDDITSGGRTHLAIDVGGEHVGELALLLDDKGQQASIDCTLSSRYWSRGYAREAALAVVADLVDRLGVVRITATTDPGNIAALRLLEAIGLVHEHEARLGVVRRGERTDATCYAVTADEWRAWRDRPQGSPGEVSLVPIDSDSAWAWRAVEGHWSQRRFVASVSDSYTDALFPDVWRGGRLVPVLLGVMADDERVGFLMYADRSPSMLSPYLWRMLVDRRHQRRGIGRQALRLLARRLLAEGNTHMTTTFAEGRGGPREFYLGLGGRVTGEIVDDETEAVIDLTTLAAEPVEP
- a CDS encoding type IV toxin-antitoxin system AbiEi family antitoxin domain-containing protein; translation: MRTLRPRDAQGVYAQPRGEVRRLEHRGALHKLAHGYYVVVPQEQTGTGWMPTLEAAAAGIATADFGPANTVLMGLSAARLHGAIPRALGAAVVAVPAQRNTITLVDRAAAVRFVKRDTSRLDAERMNTELGATLVTTPEQTVLDLARRPSLGGAPDEVPGAVRILIARADMKLLEELAASQRAWTSLRRALDWAGRTCRAGHHAP